ACAAGGCACTGGCCGAGGCGGGGGCACCGGAGGGGCTGTTCCATGTCGTATTTGGCACCGAGGCGGGGAAGAGCGCCTTGCTGGATTCCCGGGTGAAAGGTTCGGGATTCACCGGTTCGATCCCAGGTGGACGAGCCTTGTTCGACCTGGCTAACTCCCGTCCAGAGCCGATTCCGTTCTACGGTGAGCTGGGAAGCAATAACCCGGTCTTTGTCACGCAACAGGCGGCAAAACTACGAGGCGAGAGCATCGCGTCCGAATTTATTGGCTCGTTCACCATGGGCGCCGGACAATTTTGCACCAAACCGGGCACGCTGTTTATTCCGCGAAACTCGGGCATGCGCGAAGCGTTGGCCACCGCAGCACTGCCGCAGGGCGCTAAGCTGCTGAACTCGCGGATCCAGTCCGGTTACGTGGAGGTGCTTGAAGCACTCTCTGGCCATGCTGCGACCGAGGTGCTCGTACAAGGATCGGATCCTTTGGCTGATCCACCGTCGCCAACTCTGTTGGTGACGAGCATCGAAGATCTACTGGCTGATCCGAACGCGCTGCAGGCAGAGTGCTTCGGTCCGACCGCGATGGTGGTGGAATACGACGACGAAGCGCAACTAGTTGCCGCAGCGAGCACTTTCGAAGGTCAGCTGACCGCGACACTGCAGGCCGAGGAATCAGATGACGTTGCACAGCTGGTGCGCGTTGTAGCGTCCAAGGCGGGACGGGTGCTGTGGAACCAATGGCCTACCGGAGTGTCGGTCACTTATGCGCAGCAGCACGGTGGACCCTACCCTGCAACGACCGCGGCCGGTTCGACGTCGGTAGGAACCGCAGCCATCGCTCGTTTCGTGCGGCCGGTGGCGTTCCAAAACTTCCCGCAACACTTGCTGCCTGCAGAACTGCAGGACGCGAACCCGCTGTCGAACCCTCGCTTGGTTGACGGCCGTCCGGTGTCCTGATGGGAACCACCATGCCGGTAAGAACAGCGCCTCCGGCTTGGGCTGTGCAACGGGTTAGTGCCGTGCTTGAGCATCAATCCGCGCGTGATCCCAAGGCCATCGCTCAACGGGCAGGACTGAGTAAGTCACTGACCAAGAGCTGTCTGTTCTACATATCCAAGGGCCGATAAGACCAAACCACCACCAGTTTGCATCCTGCAAACTGGTGGTGGTTTGTCGTTAACCTCAAAAAATCGGAGAACCTGCCACATGCTTATAACTTTGCGACGCTGCCTAGCAATGCTCCCGCCGTTAACGACAATCGTAGATTCCCTATGGTTGGTATCGGGCGTGCGAAACTTCGCCAGCTGGAACCGTCCTTTGCATTGACGGCGTCGGCATTCGTTGAATTGATTGGCTGCGCACAGAACCGAAAGGTCACGTTGCGTGCGCTGCGCTTCTTAGGAACGACGCACGGAGCATCGGAGTGCATCCTTGGAGATGCAGCAATTTTGCTGCTCGGGAACGGCTCGTACCGCGTCCTGCAGATCGGTGATGAATGCCGTTAATTCGCTTGTACTGAAGCCTATTTCTCAGGACTTCGTGGATTGAAGACGCCCGGATTACTGGCTGGTCATGCATGGCCAAGTGCCAATTACTTTGGCGGGGCAAAAATACTTTGAGAAAGACGAAGAGAGCCTGATATTCAATAGAAGTGTGCGCCAGCCAAAGTGCAGTTATTACCTTCGCCGAATCCCGAACTCGCCCGATATGAGCAAATGAGATGGAGCTGATTGAACAAGTCACTGGCTGGAGACTCCATCCAAATTTTTTTATTCGGTGAACGTCGCCTGCCACGGCATTTCAAGAGGCCGGCAACAAAATATCGACACATTCATGATTGCCTGCGTGGTAGCTGCCTTTGATCTGAAAAGACCGTCCCGGGGACCAACGCGGCATGCGCTGGTCCCCGGGACGGTCTTCGTAGAGTAACTATTTCTGTTTTGTGCTGGTAAGGATGGGGAACGTATTGGTATCAAGATCGGGATTCGTGTCTTGGCCTCCAGCCAAAACTTTGGCTTCTTCAAAGGAAGAAACCACCGGGAATGAACCGAGCAGTGGCTTTCGTGCGGTTTCCTTGAGGAAGAAGGTGGCAATGAGCGCAAGGAATGAGAAAAGCATGACGTAGAGTGCGGGCACGTACCATAGTCCGCCGGTGGCCTGCAGAAGCGCCTGGGAAACAAGGGGAGTTGTTCCACCAAAGACCGAGATCGCGATGTTGTGAGTGAATCCCACACCCGTATAGCGAGAAGCGGTAGGGAACAACTCTGACATAGCCACCGCGGTCAGTGACAAGAACGCGGAACTTGGCACCGAAACCATGAATAGGGCCATATACAGAGCGCCCATCGTGCCCGACTGCATAATCCAGAAGGCTGGAAGGAGTAGAACTAGGTTGCCGATAGTGGCCATGAAGTACACAGTCTTGCGTCCGTACTTGTCGGCTAGGAGGGCAAAAAGTGGAATCATTGCTGCCTGAATGAACAGGATGACTACGGCTGCCGTCGCCGTGTGTGCAGCGGCCACGCCAACCTCGGTCTCCAGATATGTCGGCATGTAGCTGGTCAGGGTGTAGGACGCGGTACCGTCAGCGGCGATCAAAGCGACGCCTACCAGGATGTAAGGCCAATACAATTTCAGTACCTTAGGCAAGGAATGCCGGATGAAGATTGAATCTGGATTGCCAGGATCCGGGATTTCTTGGGTGATTTCAAAAGCGGGAGATTCAGGCAATCGGCTGCGCAACGACACCGCGAGGATACCCAATGGCAGGGCGATTAAGAATGGGATTCGCCAGCCTCCATTGACCATGGCGTCCTCGCCCCATTGGGATTGCGTGAAAAAAGTTGTCAGTGCCACCACGCCGGCTCCGACTGCG
The nucleotide sequence above comes from Glutamicibacter sp. B1. Encoded proteins:
- a CDS encoding aldehyde dehydrogenase (NADP(+)), whose translation is MVEDTTAPQIEEYLRASDQAFATWSQTPAAERADVLDVVADALDAAGETLIPVAMRETNLPEARLTGELKRTTFQLRLFGQVLREGTWYDARIDHADADWPMGAPRPDLRRTHIPLGPILVFSASNFPFAFSVAGGDTASALAGGNSVIVKAHSGHLELSALTGEVINKALAEAGAPEGLFHVVFGTEAGKSALLDSRVKGSGFTGSIPGGRALFDLANSRPEPIPFYGELGSNNPVFVTQQAAKLRGESIASEFIGSFTMGAGQFCTKPGTLFIPRNSGMREALATAALPQGAKLLNSRIQSGYVEVLEALSGHAATEVLVQGSDPLADPPSPTLLVTSIEDLLADPNALQAECFGPTAMVVEYDDEAQLVAAASTFEGQLTATLQAEESDDVAQLVRVVASKAGRVLWNQWPTGVSVTYAQQHGGPYPATTAAGSTSVGTAAIARFVRPVAFQNFPQHLLPAELQDANPLSNPRLVDGRPVS
- a CDS encoding MFS transporter, with product MSQNPTNRNRITGGSRRLRAEDCIVADKKSLRQAQIGAGVGNFIEWYDIGVYGYLAVTMTKVFTEGMDETWGLLVTLLGFAVSFIVRPIGGMILGPLGDKIGRKKVMFFTIMLMALATTLIGCLPSAGTAGLWVIVPLYLLKMAQGFSTGGEYSGASTYIAEFSPDKRRAFMTSLLNVGSQLGFAVGAGVVALTTFFTQSQWGEDAMVNGGWRIPFLIALPLGILAVSLRSRLPESPAFEITQEIPDPGNPDSIFIRHSLPKVLKLYWPYILVGVALIAADGTASYTLTSYMPTYLETEVGVAAAHTATAAVVILFIQAAMIPLFALLADKYGRKTVYFMATIGNLVLLLPAFWIMQSGTMGALYMALFMVSVPSSAFLSLTAVAMSELFPTASRYTGVGFTHNIAISVFGGTTPLVSQALLQATGGLWYVPALYVMLFSFLALIATFFLKETARKPLLGSFPVVSSFEEAKVLAGGQDTNPDLDTNTFPILTSTKQK